The proteins below are encoded in one region of Arthrobacter sp. CJ23:
- a CDS encoding glycoside hydrolase family 2 TIM barrel-domain containing protein, with the protein MTPSPADSADASYITSRGPGSGRRSAARSWLHSDAPTQSLNGMWRFRLLPGAPGTPGGRGVLPAGEAVEGIAEEAFDDSSWDEIPVPAHWVLEGDGHYGRPIYTNVQFPFPTDAPHVPDENPTGDYRRSFELPESWTAAERILLRFDGVESRYKVWLNGVPIGVGTGSRLAQEFDVTDAVRPGANVLAVRVHQWSASSYVEDQDQWWLPGIFRDVTLQARPAGGVDDVWLRTSFSGSGDSGTGRIEPEITAGGGAFPVTLSVPELGVDVTWNSAADVAPVVIAAVEPWSAEIPRLYDATVSSAAETISLRLGFRTVEIVGDRFLINGRRVVFHGMNRHETHPDRGRVFDEEFARADLALMKRFNVNAIRTSHYPPHPRLLDLADEMGFWVILECDLETHGFHARNWVGNPSDDPAWRDAFVDRIERTIERDKNHPSIVMWSLGNEAGTGANLAAMAAWAHARDSSRPVHYEGDYTGAYTDVYSRMYSSVPETEAIGRDDSGSLLLGCSAAESARQRSKPFILCEYVHAMGNGPGAIDQYEDLVDRYPRLHGGFVWEWRDHGIRTHTEDGTEFFAYGGDFGEVVHDGNFVMDGMVLSDSTPSPGLFEYKQIVAPLRLGFETEASDGGARRFVSVANLRHSADASDVVLRWRTEVDGVRSESGELAVSGASGKALAAGESARLELPAFAAPGSGEHWLTVEVVLRKHTGWAPAGHVISSAQLDLSVPAPAVRGPRPVASGRVEAGAAAGSLAAGTVTLGAAVFEDGRLVSLGGVSVAGPRLELWRAPTDNDGAASAAMWRQAGLDRLTARVETVSADAEGVLVRTRYAAADRAESVTVDEQWQLMDGDLWLRLDMIPSAGWDMVWPRLGVRFDLPGSVDRASWFGAGPRESYPDSMHAAMIGRYSAAIGDLTVPYAKPQESGHRSAVRSLELDNAGAPWLRIDTVPDARGRRPGFTLARHTAQEVSAAAHPHELPPSKHSYLYLDAAQHGLGSRACGPDVWPDFMLRPEARTLTLRIGTAG; encoded by the coding sequence ATGACCCCATCCCCGGCAGACTCCGCCGATGCGTCCTACATCACCAGCCGCGGACCGGGCTCGGGCAGGCGGAGCGCCGCCCGTTCCTGGCTGCACAGCGATGCCCCCACGCAGTCACTCAACGGCATGTGGCGCTTCCGGCTCCTGCCCGGCGCGCCCGGCACCCCCGGTGGCCGCGGCGTCCTGCCCGCCGGCGAAGCCGTGGAGGGCATCGCCGAAGAGGCTTTCGACGACTCGTCCTGGGACGAGATCCCCGTTCCGGCCCATTGGGTGCTGGAAGGCGATGGGCACTACGGGCGGCCGATCTACACGAACGTCCAGTTCCCGTTCCCCACGGATGCACCCCACGTCCCCGATGAGAACCCCACCGGCGACTACCGGCGCAGCTTCGAACTGCCGGAATCATGGACCGCTGCCGAGCGGATCCTGCTGCGGTTCGACGGCGTCGAATCGCGTTACAAAGTGTGGCTCAACGGCGTTCCGATCGGCGTCGGCACCGGAAGCCGGCTGGCCCAGGAGTTCGACGTCACTGATGCCGTGCGCCCTGGAGCAAATGTGCTGGCGGTGCGCGTGCACCAGTGGTCGGCGTCGAGCTACGTCGAAGACCAGGACCAGTGGTGGCTGCCGGGCATCTTCCGCGACGTGACGCTGCAGGCGCGGCCGGCAGGCGGCGTCGACGACGTCTGGTTGCGTACTTCGTTCAGCGGCTCCGGTGATTCCGGCACCGGCAGGATCGAGCCGGAAATCACAGCCGGCGGCGGCGCCTTCCCCGTGACGCTCTCGGTTCCGGAACTGGGCGTGGACGTCACGTGGAACTCGGCCGCGGACGTCGCCCCGGTGGTGATCGCCGCCGTCGAACCGTGGTCCGCCGAGATCCCCCGGCTGTATGACGCAACGGTGAGCAGCGCCGCCGAGACGATCTCCCTCCGCCTGGGCTTCCGCACGGTGGAAATCGTGGGCGACCGCTTCCTGATCAACGGACGGCGTGTGGTGTTCCACGGCATGAACCGGCACGAGACCCATCCCGACCGGGGCCGCGTCTTCGACGAAGAGTTTGCCCGCGCAGATCTGGCCCTCATGAAGCGGTTCAACGTCAACGCGATCCGCACCAGCCACTACCCGCCGCACCCGCGGCTGCTGGACCTGGCCGACGAAATGGGCTTCTGGGTGATCCTGGAATGCGACCTCGAAACGCACGGCTTCCATGCCCGGAACTGGGTTGGCAATCCCAGCGACGATCCCGCCTGGCGCGACGCCTTCGTGGACCGCATCGAGCGCACCATCGAACGCGACAAGAACCACCCGTCCATCGTCATGTGGTCGCTTGGCAACGAGGCCGGCACGGGCGCCAACCTCGCAGCCATGGCCGCGTGGGCCCATGCCCGGGACAGCAGCCGTCCGGTCCACTACGAAGGCGACTACACCGGCGCCTACACGGACGTCTATTCGCGGATGTACTCCTCGGTGCCCGAGACCGAGGCCATCGGACGGGACGATTCCGGCTCGCTGCTGCTCGGCTGCTCCGCCGCCGAGTCGGCACGCCAGCGGAGCAAGCCGTTCATCCTGTGCGAGTACGTGCATGCGATGGGCAACGGCCCGGGTGCCATCGACCAGTACGAGGACCTCGTGGACCGCTACCCGCGGCTGCACGGCGGCTTCGTCTGGGAATGGCGCGATCACGGCATCCGCACCCACACGGAGGACGGAACCGAGTTCTTTGCCTATGGCGGCGACTTTGGCGAGGTGGTCCACGACGGCAACTTCGTCATGGACGGCATGGTCCTCTCCGATTCGACGCCGAGCCCAGGGCTCTTTGAATACAAGCAGATCGTGGCCCCCCTCCGCTTGGGCTTCGAAACAGAAGCGTCCGACGGCGGTGCCCGGCGATTCGTCTCCGTCGCCAATCTGCGGCACTCAGCGGACGCGTCCGACGTCGTGCTTCGCTGGCGGACCGAGGTGGACGGTGTCCGCAGCGAATCTGGCGAACTGGCGGTCTCCGGCGCCTCCGGCAAGGCCCTGGCCGCAGGCGAATCCGCGCGGCTGGAGCTGCCGGCGTTCGCTGCCCCGGGCAGCGGGGAGCATTGGCTCACCGTTGAAGTGGTGCTCCGCAAGCACACCGGCTGGGCTCCGGCCGGGCACGTCATCTCGTCCGCCCAGCTGGATCTCTCGGTACCTGCACCGGCGGTTCGCGGGCCACGGCCAGTGGCTTCCGGCCGTGTCGAAGCCGGGGCGGCCGCCGGTTCCTTGGCCGCCGGAACGGTGACCCTCGGAGCAGCGGTCTTCGAGGATGGCCGGCTGGTGTCGCTCGGCGGCGTGTCAGTGGCCGGCCCCCGCCTGGAACTCTGGCGCGCACCCACCGACAACGACGGCGCGGCGTCGGCCGCGATGTGGCGCCAGGCAGGGCTCGACCGGCTAACTGCCCGCGTGGAGACGGTCTCGGCGGACGCCGAAGGTGTCCTGGTCCGGACGCGGTACGCCGCGGCCGACCGGGCGGAATCGGTGACGGTGGACGAGCAGTGGCAACTGATGGACGGCGATCTGTGGCTGCGCCTGGACATGATTCCCAGCGCCGGATGGGACATGGTCTGGCCGCGCCTCGGCGTCAGGTTCGACTTGCCCGGATCCGTTGACCGCGCCAGCTGGTTTGGCGCCGGGCCCCGGGAATCGTATCCGGACAGCATGCACGCAGCAATGATCGGGCGGTATTCGGCAGCAATCGGGGACCTCACGGTGCCGTATGCAAAGCCACAGGAGAGCGGGCACCGCAGCGCAGTGCGTTCGCTCGAGCTGGACAACGCGGGTGCTCCGTGGCTGCGGATCGACACCGTGCCGGATGCCCGCGGCCGCCGGCCCGGGTTCACGCTGGCCCGCCACACGGCACAGGAGGTCAGCGCCGCGGCCCATCCCCACGAGCTGCCTCCGAGCAAGCACAGTTACCTGTACCTGGACGCTGCCCAACACGGCCTGGGCTCGCGGGCGTGCGGCCCGGACGTCTGGCCGGACTTCATGCTCCGCCCGGAGGCCCGCACGCTGACCCTGCGCATCGGGACGGCCGGGTAA
- a CDS encoding MFS transporter has product MTAPDVTEVPTGKRPRRRLHPAWIVASVAFLALVGAAGFRAAPGVLMVPLQEEFGWSTTVLSLAVSINLVLFGLTAPFAAALMERFGIRRVTALALCLIGLGSALTVFVNQSWQILLTWGLLIGLGTGSMALVFAATIANTWFAKSRGLVIGVLTAGSAAGQLVFLPFIAALAQSPGWRGASLLIAAGALAVVPLVLRWLRNSPADVGVLPYGAEEPDAGAAVAEKNTTADPQLASSQPGSVPAKADSANAAVRALQVLKRASKVRTFWALAAGFAICGATTNGLIGTHFIPSAHDHGMPETTAAGLLAVVGIFDILGTIASGWLTDRFNPKILLAAYYQFRGIGLLVLPLLLGSTVEPSMIIFVVVYGLDWVATVPPTAAICRKVFGADGSVVFGWVFAAHQLGAAAAALLAGYIRDATGHYTYAWIGAAAMCTVAAVISATIRKDAGTKEPVPVGAA; this is encoded by the coding sequence ATGACCGCTCCCGATGTCACCGAGGTCCCCACCGGCAAGCGTCCCCGCCGCAGGCTCCATCCCGCCTGGATCGTGGCGTCCGTGGCCTTCCTCGCGCTGGTGGGGGCGGCCGGTTTCCGCGCAGCGCCCGGCGTGCTCATGGTGCCCTTGCAGGAAGAATTCGGCTGGTCCACCACTGTGCTGTCGCTCGCTGTCAGCATCAACCTCGTGCTGTTCGGTCTGACGGCACCGTTCGCCGCGGCCCTGATGGAACGCTTCGGCATCCGCAGGGTCACGGCGCTCGCCTTGTGCCTCATAGGCCTTGGTTCGGCCTTGACGGTGTTCGTGAACCAGTCCTGGCAGATCCTGTTAACCTGGGGCCTGCTGATCGGTTTGGGCACCGGTTCCATGGCCCTCGTGTTCGCCGCGACCATCGCCAACACCTGGTTCGCCAAGAGCCGTGGCCTGGTGATCGGTGTGCTGACCGCAGGCAGCGCGGCAGGCCAATTGGTGTTCCTGCCCTTCATCGCTGCCCTCGCCCAGAGCCCCGGCTGGCGCGGCGCCTCCCTCCTCATCGCCGCCGGCGCGCTCGCGGTGGTACCGCTCGTGCTGCGCTGGCTCCGGAACTCACCCGCCGACGTCGGGGTCCTGCCTTATGGAGCCGAAGAGCCTGACGCCGGCGCCGCCGTCGCTGAAAAGAATACGACGGCGGACCCCCAGCTTGCGTCGTCACAGCCCGGTTCCGTGCCTGCCAAGGCGGATTCGGCCAACGCCGCGGTCCGGGCACTCCAGGTCCTCAAACGGGCCAGCAAAGTGCGCACCTTCTGGGCGCTCGCTGCCGGCTTCGCCATCTGTGGCGCCACCACCAACGGGCTGATCGGCACCCACTTCATCCCCTCGGCACACGACCACGGGATGCCGGAGACCACAGCGGCGGGCCTGCTGGCCGTCGTCGGGATCTTCGACATCCTGGGCACCATCGCCTCCGGCTGGCTGACCGACCGCTTCAACCCCAAGATCCTGCTGGCCGCCTACTACCAGTTCCGGGGCATCGGCCTGCTGGTGCTGCCGCTGCTGCTCGGCTCCACCGTGGAACCGAGCATGATCATCTTCGTGGTGGTCTATGGCCTGGACTGGGTGGCCACCGTGCCCCCGACGGCGGCCATCTGCCGCAAGGTGTTCGGCGCCGACGGTTCCGTGGTGTTCGGCTGGGTGTTCGCCGCGCACCAGCTGGGCGCGGCCGCCGCAGCCCTGTTGGCCGGCTACATCCGCGATGCCACCGGCCACTACACCTACGCCTGGATCGGCGCCGCGGCCATGTGCACCGTGGCCGCCGTCATCAGCGCCACCATCCGCAAGGACGCGGGCACCAAGGAACCGGTGCCGGTAGGGGCCGCCTGA
- a CDS encoding helix-turn-helix domain-containing protein → MPLRSDWSARTCSLARGLDVLGDPWGSLVLREVFFGNGRFDAIKKRLEVADNVLSKRLGWLLEAGLLARRPYMDGTRTRQEYVLTPKGEDALPVLNAIIIWAEKHLDAPNEVSHMRVIHTECGQPSSSADTCTHCGTRLTAANTSWHSLKRSEHPMPLAVAPAQTKQTDPTASPEMEIPA, encoded by the coding sequence ATGCCTTTGCGATCAGACTGGTCCGCCCGCACGTGCAGCCTCGCGCGCGGCCTCGACGTTCTCGGCGACCCATGGGGCAGCTTGGTGCTGCGTGAGGTCTTCTTCGGCAACGGACGCTTTGACGCCATCAAGAAGCGGCTCGAAGTCGCGGACAACGTCCTCAGCAAGCGGCTCGGCTGGTTGCTCGAAGCCGGGCTGCTGGCCCGGCGCCCCTACATGGACGGCACCCGCACCCGGCAGGAGTACGTCCTCACACCCAAGGGCGAGGACGCCCTCCCCGTCTTGAACGCCATCATCATTTGGGCCGAGAAGCACCTGGACGCCCCCAACGAGGTCTCCCACATGAGGGTCATCCACACCGAATGCGGACAGCCAAGCTCCTCGGCCGATACGTGTACTCACTGCGGCACACGCCTCACTGCGGCAAACACGAGCTGGCACAGCCTCAAGCGCAGCGAGCATCCGATGCCACTGGCCGTCGCGCCCGCTCAAACCAAGCAAACAGACCCCACTGCTTCCCCTGAAATGGAGATCCCCGCATGA
- a CDS encoding LysM peptidoglycan-binding domain-containing protein, giving the protein MGKGPKFLLSAIAILAVILLLVGINWVGSLASVMSTDNSLGAATEQSAPPASPAAANSVPATAPSAQPVESSAAEAATPAAPAEAAPAAPVEAAPVPAAPAPDSNLYTVVPGDTVGAIAARFGVDMNAMLAANGLGGYSVIVPGQTLKLTGPAIPLIDPVPAPAPAAAAPAPAAQAAAPAPAAPAPAAAPAPVGWTIYVAGSGGQALVDACIGPIHFTPTDAYSLFITEHDFCGGWGRFSGIGVGQTVTLAGYGTYTVSARGQVPLGGTTDNVAAVFGGFPRAVLQTCIPGTSQMLVIALN; this is encoded by the coding sequence ATGGGGAAAGGGCCAAAATTCCTATTATCGGCAATCGCAATTCTGGCCGTCATCCTGCTCCTTGTGGGAATCAATTGGGTGGGTTCATTGGCGTCGGTGATGTCCACTGACAACTCCCTTGGTGCTGCCACGGAGCAAAGCGCCCCGCCTGCCTCGCCCGCAGCAGCCAATTCAGTTCCGGCCACTGCGCCATCTGCCCAGCCCGTAGAGTCGAGTGCCGCGGAAGCAGCCACCCCCGCTGCTCCCGCCGAAGCCGCTCCAGCCGCACCTGTTGAAGCAGCACCAGTACCGGCGGCACCTGCCCCGGACAGTAACCTCTACACGGTGGTCCCCGGAGATACCGTGGGCGCCATCGCAGCCCGCTTCGGGGTGGACATGAATGCGATGCTCGCGGCAAACGGCCTGGGCGGCTATTCGGTCATCGTGCCCGGACAAACGCTGAAGCTCACCGGACCGGCGATCCCGCTCATCGATCCCGTGCCGGCTCCGGCCCCTGCTGCAGCAGCACCAGCCCCTGCAGCCCAGGCCGCCGCCCCGGCACCCGCAGCTCCGGCACCTGCGGCAGCGCCCGCACCGGTCGGCTGGACCATCTACGTGGCCGGCTCCGGAGGCCAGGCGCTGGTGGATGCCTGCATCGGCCCCATCCACTTCACGCCAACCGACGCCTACTCGCTGTTCATCACCGAGCACGACTTCTGCGGAGGTTGGGGCCGCTTCTCGGGCATCGGCGTAGGACAAACAGTCACTCTTGCCGGCTACGGAACATACACCGTTTCAGCACGAGGCCAGGTTCCCTTGGGTGGCACCACGGACAACGTTGCTGCCGTCTTTGGCGGTTTCCCCCGGGCTGTCCTGCAGACGTGCATTCCGGGCACCAGCCAGATGTTGGTGATCGCCCTCAACTGA
- a CDS encoding glycosyltransferase 87 family protein — MTSPTPPAASRLPSSARPSSPLRGWLATAAGALAVVVALWVLYSAYIPLMNDFEVYYYGGTRVLQTGETGAGELYAPRDGLPFTYPPFAALLFAGLAMFSFGASSLIFITTALAGAAVVAAWLARHYFALTSWRAAFADYRFRTTALAGTAAILLLGPWRDTFDFGQINIILMGVILADFALYGKARAGQIRWPAGLLIGLAAGIKLTPLAFGLYFLVRRDFKALGWMAAGFFGSIAVSWAILPQASLMFWTKILPDTGRIGGPAYMDNLSVKGLLLHLGMPDSGLTSVLWLVLSLALAVLAALVIKWALAADENFVAVSATAVLMLLISPVSWSHHWVWIAVALPSMAFAMHRVPSRNGRMRVAGWIVVAISAVAFYLTPKYLAVWAGAAEWGKDPQTQWQLTASSLGVVCGIALLVYWALAYRPSRTGLRSAGSTPGAARG; from the coding sequence GTGACTTCACCCACCCCTCCGGCGGCATCACGCCTGCCTTCGTCTGCACGGCCTTCATCACCCCTGCGCGGCTGGCTCGCCACGGCGGCCGGCGCCCTCGCCGTCGTCGTTGCCCTCTGGGTCCTGTACTCCGCGTACATCCCGCTCATGAACGACTTCGAGGTCTACTACTACGGCGGCACGCGAGTGTTGCAGACTGGCGAAACGGGTGCCGGCGAGCTCTACGCTCCGCGCGATGGCCTGCCGTTCACGTATCCGCCGTTTGCAGCGCTTTTGTTCGCCGGGCTGGCCATGTTCAGCTTCGGTGCCAGCAGCCTGATCTTCATCACGACGGCGCTGGCCGGGGCTGCCGTGGTGGCCGCCTGGCTGGCGCGGCACTACTTCGCCCTGACGAGCTGGCGGGCGGCCTTTGCGGACTACCGTTTCCGGACCACCGCCCTGGCGGGCACGGCGGCGATCCTGCTGCTGGGACCCTGGCGCGACACCTTCGACTTCGGGCAGATCAACATCATCCTGATGGGCGTGATCCTGGCCGACTTCGCCCTCTACGGGAAGGCCCGGGCGGGGCAGATCCGCTGGCCGGCGGGCCTGCTGATCGGCCTGGCCGCCGGGATAAAGCTCACGCCGCTGGCCTTTGGCCTGTACTTCCTGGTGCGGCGCGATTTCAAGGCCCTGGGCTGGATGGCGGCCGGCTTCTTCGGCTCCATCGCCGTGTCCTGGGCCATCCTGCCGCAGGCCTCGCTGATGTTTTGGACCAAGATCCTGCCGGATACCGGGCGGATCGGCGGGCCGGCCTACATGGACAACCTCTCGGTCAAGGGTCTGCTGCTGCACCTCGGCATGCCCGACTCCGGCCTGACCAGCGTGCTTTGGCTGGTGCTGTCCCTGGCCTTGGCTGTCCTCGCGGCGCTGGTGATCAAGTGGGCGCTGGCTGCCGACGAGAACTTCGTGGCAGTGTCCGCCACCGCGGTGCTGATGCTGCTGATCAGCCCGGTGTCCTGGTCCCACCACTGGGTGTGGATTGCCGTGGCGCTGCCGAGCATGGCCTTCGCGATGCACCGGGTGCCCTCGCGCAACGGCAGGATGCGGGTGGCCGGCTGGATCGTGGTGGCCATCTCCGCCGTCGCGTTCTACCTGACGCCCAAGTACCTGGCCGTCTGGGCGGGCGCCGCCGAGTGGGGCAAGGATCCCCAGACGCAATGGCAACTGACGGCCTCCAGCCTGGGCGTGGTCTGCGGCATCGCCCTGCTGGTCTACTGGGCCCTGGCCTACCGGCCCTCGCGGACCGGTCTCAGGAGTGCGGGAAGCACTCCCGGGGCCGCGCGCGGCTAG
- a CDS encoding cystathionine gamma-synthase, with protein MSANNNAGFNTRAVHAGQAFEPRTGAVVPPLHFSSTYAQDGIGNLRDGYEYGRGGNPTRDALQEQLAALEGGTHAYSFSSGLAAEDSLIRAIARPGDHIVLGNDAYGGTYRLINRVLGGWGIGNTPVDMSDLDAVAAAVAANNTRIVWVETPSNPMMKITDIAALAAVAHDAGALLVVDNTFASPYLQTPLALGADVVVHSTTKYIGGHSDVVGGAIVVKDVELAEKIGFIQFAVGAVSGPMDAFLTTRGLKTLGVRMDRHSDNGQAVAEWLLQRPEVEAVLYPGLPSHPGHELAKKQMKKFGGMVSVQFKGGEAAARTVAENTSVFTLAESLGGIESLMNYPSEMTHASVKGTELAVPVNLIRLSCGIEEAEDLIADLEQAFAKINS; from the coding sequence ATGTCTGCCAACAACAACGCCGGCTTCAACACGCGCGCCGTCCACGCCGGACAGGCCTTTGAACCCCGCACCGGCGCGGTGGTCCCGCCGCTGCACTTCAGCTCCACCTATGCCCAGGACGGCATCGGCAATCTGCGCGACGGCTACGAGTACGGCCGCGGCGGCAACCCTACCCGCGATGCGCTGCAGGAACAGCTGGCGGCCCTCGAAGGCGGCACGCACGCCTATAGCTTCAGCTCCGGCCTGGCCGCGGAAGACTCCCTGATCCGGGCCATCGCCCGCCCGGGGGACCACATCGTCCTCGGCAACGATGCCTACGGCGGCACGTACCGGCTGATCAACCGCGTCCTGGGCGGCTGGGGCATCGGCAACACGCCCGTGGACATGTCCGACCTCGACGCCGTCGCCGCGGCGGTCGCGGCGAACAACACCCGCATCGTGTGGGTGGAGACCCCCTCCAACCCGATGATGAAGATCACCGACATCGCGGCCCTCGCCGCCGTGGCGCACGACGCCGGGGCCCTCCTGGTGGTCGACAACACCTTCGCGTCCCCCTACCTGCAGACCCCGCTCGCCCTGGGTGCCGACGTGGTGGTCCACTCCACCACCAAGTACATCGGAGGCCACTCCGACGTGGTAGGCGGCGCCATTGTGGTCAAGGACGTGGAACTCGCCGAAAAGATCGGCTTCATCCAGTTCGCCGTCGGCGCCGTTTCCGGCCCGATGGACGCGTTCCTGACCACGCGCGGCCTCAAGACCCTCGGCGTGCGCATGGACCGGCACAGCGACAACGGCCAGGCCGTGGCCGAATGGCTGCTGCAGCGCCCCGAGGTGGAGGCCGTGCTGTACCCGGGCCTGCCCAGCCACCCCGGCCACGAGCTCGCCAAGAAGCAGATGAAGAAGTTCGGCGGCATGGTCTCCGTGCAGTTCAAGGGCGGCGAGGCGGCAGCCCGCACCGTCGCGGAAAACACCTCGGTGTTCACGCTGGCGGAGTCCCTGGGCGGCATCGAGTCCCTCATGAACTATCCCTCCGAAATGACGCACGCCTCCGTCAAAGGCACCGAGCTGGCCGTCCCGGTCAACCTCATCCGTCTCTCCTGCGGCATCGAGGAAGCCGAGGACCTGATCGCGGACCTCGAGCAGGCCTTCGCCAAGATCAACAGCTAG
- a CDS encoding cystathionine beta-synthase — MKYAQSVLDLIGNTPLIKLNHVTEGIKATVLVKLEYVNPGGSIKDRIAVKMIEEAEREGKLLPGGTIVEPTSGNTGVGLALVAQQKGYKCIFVVPDKVGEDKRAVLQAYGAEVVVTPTAVAPDSPQSYYSVSDRLVAEIPGAYKPDQFSNPAAPGSHYESTGPEIWRDTDGTVTHVVIGAGTGGTITGTGRYLKDISAGRPESDGGRVKVIGADPEGSVYSGGTGRPYFVEGVGEDMWPANYDKSVPDDVIAVSDADSFSMTRRLAREEGLLVGGSSGMAVVAALQTARDLPESAVVVVILPDSGRGYLAKIFNDQWMRSYGFLSGGEEQSVGEVLKSKTGEMPALVHIHPNETVRDVINIMNEFGVSHIPVLSQEPPVVMGEVLGAVDERTLTTRLFRGEAKLTDKISQHMGERLPVIGSLETISAARELLSDVDTVMVTFVGAPVGILTRHDLLAYLSH; from the coding sequence ATGAAGTACGCCCAGTCCGTATTGGACCTCATCGGCAACACGCCGCTCATCAAGCTCAACCACGTCACGGAAGGCATCAAAGCCACCGTCCTGGTCAAGCTGGAGTACGTCAATCCCGGCGGATCCATCAAGGACCGCATCGCGGTGAAGATGATCGAAGAGGCCGAACGGGAGGGCAAGCTCCTGCCGGGCGGCACCATTGTGGAGCCGACCTCGGGCAACACCGGGGTGGGCCTGGCGCTTGTGGCCCAGCAAAAGGGCTACAAGTGCATCTTCGTGGTGCCGGACAAGGTGGGCGAGGACAAGCGTGCGGTCCTCCAGGCCTACGGCGCCGAGGTGGTGGTGACCCCCACCGCCGTCGCCCCGGACAGCCCGCAAAGCTACTACAGCGTCTCGGACCGGCTCGTCGCCGAGATTCCCGGCGCTTACAAGCCGGACCAGTTCTCCAATCCGGCGGCCCCGGGCAGCCACTACGAGTCCACCGGCCCCGAAATCTGGCGCGACACGGACGGCACGGTCACCCATGTGGTGATCGGTGCCGGCACGGGCGGCACCATCACCGGCACCGGCCGCTACCTCAAGGACATCTCCGCCGGCCGTCCCGAGTCCGACGGCGGCCGCGTCAAGGTGATCGGCGCCGACCCGGAGGGCTCTGTCTACTCGGGCGGCACCGGCCGGCCGTACTTCGTGGAGGGCGTCGGCGAGGACATGTGGCCGGCGAACTACGACAAGTCCGTGCCGGATGACGTCATCGCCGTGAGCGACGCCGATTCCTTCTCCATGACCCGGCGCCTGGCCCGCGAGGAAGGCCTCCTGGTGGGCGGCTCCTCCGGCATGGCCGTGGTGGCCGCACTGCAGACCGCCCGCGATCTGCCGGAGAGCGCCGTCGTGGTGGTCATCCTCCCGGACTCGGGCCGCGGCTACCTGGCCAAGATCTTCAACGACCAGTGGATGCGCTCCTACGGTTTCCTCTCCGGCGGCGAGGAGCAGTCCGTGGGCGAGGTGCTCAAGTCCAAGACCGGCGAAATGCCCGCCCTGGTGCACATCCACCCCAACGAGACCGTCCGCGACGTCATCAACATCATGAACGAATTCGGCGTCAGCCACATCCCCGTGCTTTCGCAGGAACCGCCCGTGGTGATGGGCGAGGTCCTGGGTGCCGTGGACGAGCGCACCCTCACCACCCGCCTCTTCCGCGGCGAAGCCAAGCTCACGGACAAGATTTCCCAGCACATGGGCGAACGGCTGCCGGTGATCGGCTCCCTCGAGACCATCTCCGCCGCGCGTGAGCTGCTCTCCGACGTCGACACCGTGATGGTGACATTCGTGGGCGCCCCCGTGGGCATCCTGACCCGCCACGACCTTCTCGCCTACTTGAGCCACTGA
- a CDS encoding VOC family protein — translation MAGVVHFEIPADDQGRANSFYEGAFGWTLNAMPEMDYTIAITTPSDETTGMPSAPGAINGALFPREGDLKTPIITVDVEDIDASLAQIESLGGTVVKPKDSVPGMGFYAYFKDTEGNILGLWENLPAGDAGDTGTA, via the coding sequence GTGGCTGGAGTGGTGCATTTCGAAATCCCGGCGGACGACCAGGGCCGGGCCAACAGTTTCTACGAAGGCGCCTTTGGCTGGACGCTGAACGCCATGCCGGAAATGGACTACACGATCGCCATCACCACACCGTCGGATGAGACCACGGGCATGCCAAGCGCCCCCGGAGCCATCAACGGTGCCCTGTTTCCGCGCGAGGGCGATCTGAAGACCCCCATCATCACCGTGGACGTGGAGGACATTGACGCGTCCCTGGCACAGATCGAATCGCTGGGCGGCACCGTGGTCAAGCCCAAGGATTCGGTCCCGGGAATGGGCTTCTACGCCTACTTCAAGGACACCGAGGGCAACATCCTGGGGCTGTGGGAGAACCTTCCGGCCGGAGATGCCGGGGACACCGGCACTGCATAG